One stretch of Nocardioides perillae DNA includes these proteins:
- the hemW gene encoding radical SAM family heme chaperone HemW → MPSAPPPGDPAPRDGALPEAALARLGRSTFSVYVHVPFCTVRCGYCDFNTYTATELGMPGSAPGASRATYAEAAVAEVRLARRVLGEADLPVATVFVGGGTPTLLPPADLGRVLGAVRAEFGLAADAEVTTEANPDSVDPASLAALREAGYTRISFGMQSAVPGVLATLDRTHDPERIGPVVAWARDAGFEEVSLDLIYGTPGESAADWATSLDAALDARPDHVSAYALIVEEGTALHRRVARGELPAPDDDDLADKYLAAEERLAAGGLGWYEVSNWARREESRCRHNLAYWRGGDWWGVGPGAHSHVGGVRWWNVRHPAAYADRIGAGASPAHAREVLSPQDRQVERVLLEVRLADGLPADALTGLPPGSGRDAVPALVERGLVEPAPWRDHDRVVLTLRGRLLADGVVRELLS, encoded by the coding sequence GTGCCCTCCGCCCCGCCCCCCGGTGACCCCGCGCCGCGCGACGGCGCGCTGCCGGAGGCGGCCCTCGCCCGGCTCGGCCGCTCGACCTTCTCGGTCTACGTGCACGTGCCGTTCTGCACCGTGCGCTGCGGCTACTGCGACTTCAACACCTACACCGCCACCGAGCTCGGCATGCCCGGGTCTGCGCCCGGCGCCTCCCGCGCGACGTACGCCGAGGCGGCGGTCGCCGAGGTCCGCCTCGCCCGCCGCGTGCTCGGGGAGGCCGACCTGCCGGTCGCGACCGTCTTCGTCGGCGGCGGCACGCCGACGTTGCTCCCGCCCGCCGACCTCGGCCGGGTGCTCGGCGCTGTGCGCGCGGAGTTCGGGCTGGCCGCCGACGCCGAGGTGACGACCGAGGCCAACCCCGACAGCGTCGACCCGGCCTCGCTCGCCGCGCTGCGCGAGGCCGGCTACACCCGCATCTCCTTCGGCATGCAGTCGGCCGTGCCGGGCGTGCTCGCCACCCTCGACCGCACCCACGACCCGGAGCGGATCGGCCCGGTCGTCGCGTGGGCGCGCGACGCAGGCTTCGAGGAGGTGAGCCTCGACCTGATCTACGGCACGCCGGGGGAGTCGGCGGCCGACTGGGCGACCAGCCTCGACGCCGCCCTCGACGCCCGGCCCGACCACGTCTCGGCCTACGCCCTCATCGTCGAGGAGGGCACCGCCCTGCACCGCCGCGTGGCGCGCGGCGAGCTGCCGGCGCCCGACGACGACGACCTCGCCGACAAGTACCTCGCCGCCGAGGAGCGGCTGGCTGCCGGCGGTCTCGGGTGGTACGAGGTGTCGAACTGGGCCCGCCGCGAGGAGAGCCGCTGCCGGCACAACCTCGCTTACTGGCGCGGCGGCGACTGGTGGGGCGTCGGCCCCGGGGCCCACAGCCACGTCGGCGGCGTGCGGTGGTGGAACGTGCGGCACCCCGCGGCGTACGCCGACCGGATCGGCGCCGGCGCGAGCCCGGCCCACGCCCGCGAGGTGCTCTCGCCGCAGGACCGGCAGGTCGAGCGGGTGCTGCTCGAGGTGCGGCTCGCCGACGGCCTGCCTGCCGACGCGCTCACCGGCCTGCCGCCCGGGTCCGGCCGCGACGCGGTGCCCGCCCTGGTCGAGCGCGGGCTCGTCGAGCCCGCGCCCTGGCGCGACCACGACCGCGTGGTGCTGACGCTGCGCGGCCGGCTGCTGGCCGACGGCGTGGTGCGCGAGCTGCTCAGCTGA
- a CDS encoding DUF4870 domain-containing protein, translated as MSDPTGQSPGQPDPHQPGEQPPGQQPPPSWGGQPAPYGQAQPYGQQYGQGYGQGYGQQYGLGQPYGAAYGAHPDRPASAEEQTWGGAAHWSALVAAFVALAFLGPLVVLLAKGSSPYVRRQAAESLNFQLSVLLFGIVGAVLGVLVVVVTLGVGALLVVPLALAFAAYWLVFTIIGSVKASNGEPYRYPLTIRMVS; from the coding sequence ATGAGCGACCCCACCGGCCAGTCCCCCGGCCAGCCCGACCCGCACCAGCCGGGCGAGCAGCCGCCCGGCCAGCAGCCGCCCCCGTCCTGGGGCGGCCAGCCCGCGCCGTACGGGCAGGCCCAGCCGTACGGCCAGCAGTACGGGCAGGGCTACGGGCAGGGCTACGGGCAGCAGTACGGACTGGGCCAGCCGTACGGCGCGGCGTACGGCGCCCACCCCGACCGGCCGGCGAGCGCCGAGGAGCAGACGTGGGGCGGCGCGGCGCACTGGAGCGCGCTCGTGGCGGCGTTCGTAGCGCTGGCCTTCCTCGGCCCGCTCGTGGTGCTGCTGGCGAAGGGCTCCTCGCCCTACGTCCGCCGGCAGGCGGCCGAGTCGCTGAACTTCCAGCTCTCCGTGCTGCTCTTCGGCATCGTCGGTGCGGTGCTGGGCGTCCTCGTGGTCGTGGTCACCCTCGGCGTCGGCGCGCTGCTGGTCGTGCCGCTCGCACTGGCGTTCGCGGCGTACTGGCTCGTCTTCACCATCATCGGCTCGGTGAAGGCCAGCAACGGCGAGCCCTACCGCTACCCGTTGACGATCCGGATGGTCAGCTGA
- a CDS encoding DUF3097 family protein: MTSTSPGAPGRTSPADRYGDDVLATDWRAPRRGRATEQAADLGLVVEEVTTDWCGEVVAVDRDLHTVTLEDRRRKRRTFPLGPGFLLEGRPVVLHAPVHRTVPAAPTRTASGSLAVPDAPARVARASRIFVEGRHDAELVEKVWGDDLRVEGVVVEYLGGVDDLADHLRDFRPGPGRRVGVLVDHLVKGSKESRIAQAVARGPMGPHVLVVGHPFVDVWQAVKPQRLGFQRWPDVPRHLDWKKGTCQLLGWPHRDQADVARAWKHVLGGVRGYQDLEPELLGRVEELIDFVTAG, encoded by the coding sequence GTGACCTCGACGAGCCCCGGCGCCCCGGGACGCACCTCCCCCGCTGACCGCTACGGCGACGACGTGCTGGCCACCGACTGGCGCGCGCCGAGGCGCGGCCGCGCCACCGAGCAGGCCGCGGACCTGGGCCTCGTGGTCGAGGAGGTCACCACCGACTGGTGCGGCGAGGTGGTCGCCGTCGACCGCGACCTGCACACGGTCACGCTCGAGGACCGCCGCCGCAAGCGCCGCACCTTCCCGCTGGGGCCCGGCTTCCTGCTCGAGGGCCGCCCGGTCGTGCTGCACGCGCCGGTGCACCGCACGGTGCCGGCCGCCCCGACCCGCACCGCGTCGGGCTCGCTCGCCGTGCCCGACGCGCCCGCCCGGGTCGCCCGCGCCAGCCGGATCTTCGTCGAGGGCCGCCACGACGCCGAGCTGGTCGAGAAGGTCTGGGGCGACGACCTGCGGGTCGAGGGCGTCGTCGTCGAGTACCTCGGCGGCGTCGACGACCTCGCCGACCACCTGCGCGACTTCCGCCCGGGGCCGGGTCGCCGCGTCGGGGTGCTGGTCGACCACCTCGTGAAGGGCTCGAAGGAGAGCCGCATCGCCCAGGCGGTGGCCCGTGGGCCGATGGGGCCGCACGTGCTCGTGGTCGGCCACCCCTTCGTCGACGTCTGGCAGGCGGTCAAGCCGCAGCGCCTCGGCTTCCAGCGCTGGCCCGACGTGCCGCGCCACCTCGACTGGAAGAAGGGCACCTGCCAGCTGCTCGGCTGGCCGCACCGCGACCAGGCCGACGTCGCCCGCGCCTGGAAGCACGTGCTGGGCGGCGTGCGCGGCTACCAGGACCTCGAGCCGGAGCTCCTCGGCCGCGTCGAGGAGCTCATCGACTTCGTCACCGCGGGCTGA
- a CDS encoding MBL fold metallo-hydrolase, translating to MSRTEDFREVADRVWHARRSWCDVGVVLVGGEAGLVLVDPHGSAAAGRAVVEDVRRLGVGEVTAVVTTHWHVDHTFGTVAVTDAYGAVPVHAHEVAADELAAGADRLKARYATDPGDPHRDDVLATEVVLPTHTFSSATVLDLGDRVLELVHPGRGHTAGDLVVRVPDADVLLAGDLVEESGHPAYGEDCWPLEWPRALDLVIGLLTPQTVVLPGHGAPVGLDFVQEQRAAIGVVAETVRDAAGRGVPVSQALASASWPYPAEALEHAVRRGYEHLPRSQKRLPLL from the coding sequence GTGAGCCGGACCGAGGACTTCCGCGAGGTCGCCGACCGTGTGTGGCACGCGCGGCGCTCCTGGTGCGACGTCGGGGTCGTGCTCGTCGGGGGCGAGGCGGGGCTCGTGCTGGTCGACCCGCACGGCTCCGCTGCTGCCGGGCGAGCCGTCGTCGAGGACGTGCGACGCCTCGGGGTGGGCGAGGTCACCGCCGTGGTCACCACGCACTGGCACGTCGACCACACCTTCGGCACGGTGGCCGTCACCGACGCGTACGGCGCGGTGCCGGTGCACGCCCACGAGGTCGCCGCCGACGAGCTCGCGGCCGGCGCCGACCGGCTGAAGGCGCGCTACGCGACAGACCCGGGCGACCCGCACCGGGACGACGTGCTCGCGACCGAGGTCGTCCTGCCCACGCACACCTTCTCCTCGGCGACCGTCCTCGACCTGGGCGACCGGGTGCTCGAGCTGGTGCACCCGGGCCGGGGCCACACCGCCGGCGACCTCGTGGTGCGCGTGCCCGACGCCGACGTCCTGCTCGCCGGCGACCTGGTCGAGGAGTCCGGCCACCCGGCGTACGGCGAGGACTGCTGGCCGCTGGAGTGGCCCCGCGCGCTCGACCTGGTGATCGGGCTGCTGACGCCGCAGACCGTCGTCCTGCCCGGGCACGGCGCGCCGGTGGGCCTCGACTTCGTGCAGGAGCAGCGCGCCGCGATCGGGGTGGTGGCCGAGACCGTGCGCGACGCCGCGGGTCGCGGCGTCCCGGTGTCGCAGGCGTTGGCGTCGGCCTCGTGGCCCTACCCCGCAGAGGCGCTCGAGCACGCGGTGCGGCGCGGCTACGAGCACCTGCCGCGCAGCCAGAAGCGGCTGCCGCTCCTCTGA
- the hrcA gene encoding heat-inducible transcriptional repressor HrcA, which produces MVEDRRLAVLRAIVEDYVATEEPVGSKALVERHGLGVSPATVRNDMAVLEEEGLIRQPHTSAGRVPTDAGYRLFVDRLTTVKPMSQAERRAISQFLDGAVDLDDVVSRSVRLLSQLTRQVAVVQYPTLTRSTVRHVELVALTPSRLLVVLILSSGRVEQRLVELGADLPDDRLADLRTRVNRAVTGERIAEATGALADLPAAVPPDCTEEVAAARAVVAALVEAMSDHRSDERVAVGGAANLARFGDSFDSAVRPILEALEEHVVLLKLLGEASTGGAVTVRIGHEGPIQELASTSVVATGYGPGEEALASLGILGPTRMDYPGTMAAVRAVARYVSRILDEA; this is translated from the coding sequence GTGGTCGAGGACCGTCGCCTGGCCGTCCTGCGCGCGATCGTGGAGGACTACGTCGCCACCGAGGAGCCGGTCGGCTCCAAGGCGCTGGTGGAGCGCCACGGCCTCGGGGTCTCCCCGGCGACCGTCCGCAACGACATGGCGGTGCTCGAGGAGGAGGGGCTGATCCGCCAGCCCCACACCAGCGCCGGCCGGGTGCCGACCGACGCGGGTTACCGCCTCTTCGTCGACCGCCTCACCACCGTCAAGCCGATGAGCCAGGCGGAGCGGCGGGCGATCTCGCAGTTCCTCGACGGCGCCGTCGACCTCGACGACGTCGTCTCGCGCAGCGTGCGGCTGCTCTCGCAGCTGACCCGCCAGGTCGCGGTCGTGCAGTACCCCACGCTCACCCGCTCGACGGTGCGCCACGTCGAGCTCGTGGCGCTGACCCCGTCCCGGCTGCTGGTCGTGCTCATCCTCAGCAGCGGCCGGGTCGAGCAGCGGCTCGTCGAGCTCGGCGCCGACCTCCCCGACGACCGGCTCGCCGACCTCCGCACGCGGGTCAACCGCGCCGTCACGGGCGAGCGGATCGCCGAGGCGACCGGTGCGCTGGCCGACCTGCCCGCCGCCGTGCCGCCCGACTGCACCGAGGAGGTCGCGGCAGCCCGGGCGGTGGTCGCGGCCCTCGTCGAGGCGATGTCGGACCACCGCTCCGACGAGCGGGTCGCCGTCGGCGGCGCGGCCAACCTGGCGCGCTTCGGCGACAGCTTCGACTCCGCCGTGCGCCCCATCCTCGAGGCGCTCGAGGAGCACGTCGTGCTGCTCAAGCTGCTGGGCGAGGCCTCGACCGGCGGCGCGGTCACCGTGCGGATCGGCCACGAGGGGCCGATCCAGGAACTGGCCAGCACCAGCGTCGTGGCCACCGGCTACGGCCCGGGCGAGGAGGCGCTGGCCTCGCTGGGCATCCTCGGGCCCACGCGCATGGACTACCCCGGCACGATGGCGGCGGTCCGCGCGGTCGCCCGCTACGTCTCCCGGATCCTCGACGAGGCCTGA
- the dnaJ gene encoding molecular chaperone DnaJ, with protein sequence MSQDLYELLGVSRDADADAIKKAYRRLARQLHPDVNPDPESQERFKQVSAAYEVLSDPQKRASYDRGGDPFAGGFAGGGQGAGFSFTDIMDAFFGGGAPGAGGAGGGRGPRPRTRRGQDALIRVEVELAEAAFGATRELKVDTAVVCGTCHGDGAAPGSSPVPCETCRGAGEVAHVQRSFLGEIRTLRPCAACRGFGTIIPDPCRECSGDGRVRSRRTLTVKIPAGVDTGTRVQLPEQGEVGPGGGPAGDLYVEVAVAPHQVFTRHGDDLHCTVTVPMTAAALGTTLTLPTLEADLVAEGAEPETADLETSFELEVRPGTQSHTDTVLRGRGVPGLRGAARGDLVVTTVVETPTRLDAPQEELLHQLATLRGEESPDGQVRPAHHKSVFGRLRDAFGG encoded by the coding sequence GTGAGCCAGGACCTCTACGAGCTGCTCGGCGTCAGCCGCGACGCGGACGCCGACGCGATCAAGAAGGCCTACCGCAGGCTGGCCCGCCAGCTGCACCCCGACGTCAACCCCGACCCGGAGAGCCAGGAGCGGTTCAAGCAGGTCTCCGCGGCCTACGAGGTGCTCTCCGACCCGCAGAAGCGCGCGTCGTACGACCGGGGCGGCGACCCCTTCGCGGGCGGCTTCGCCGGCGGGGGACAGGGGGCCGGCTTCTCCTTCACCGACATCATGGACGCCTTCTTCGGCGGCGGCGCGCCCGGTGCCGGCGGGGCGGGCGGCGGCCGCGGCCCGCGTCCGCGCACCCGCCGCGGGCAGGACGCGCTCATCCGCGTCGAGGTCGAGCTGGCCGAGGCCGCCTTCGGCGCGACCCGTGAGCTCAAGGTCGACACCGCGGTCGTCTGCGGCACCTGCCACGGCGACGGCGCGGCGCCGGGGTCCTCTCCCGTGCCCTGCGAGACCTGCCGGGGTGCCGGCGAGGTCGCGCACGTGCAGCGGTCCTTCCTCGGGGAGATCCGCACGCTGCGGCCCTGCGCGGCCTGCCGTGGCTTCGGCACGATCATCCCCGACCCCTGCCGTGAGTGCTCCGGGGACGGCCGCGTGCGCTCACGCCGCACGCTGACGGTCAAGATCCCCGCAGGCGTCGACACCGGCACCCGGGTGCAGCTGCCCGAGCAGGGTGAGGTCGGCCCCGGCGGCGGGCCGGCCGGCGACCTCTACGTCGAGGTGGCCGTGGCGCCGCACCAGGTCTTCACCCGTCACGGCGACGACCTGCACTGCACCGTCACGGTGCCGATGACCGCCGCCGCGCTCGGCACCACGCTCACCCTCCCCACGCTGGAGGCCGACCTCGTCGCCGAGGGCGCGGAGCCCGAGACGGCCGACCTCGAGACCTCCTTCGAGCTGGAGGTGCGACCCGGCACCCAGTCGCACACCGACACGGTGCTGCGCGGCCGCGGGGTGCCGGGGCTGCGCGGTGCCGCCCGCGGCGACCTCGTCGTCACGACCGTGGTGGAGACCCCGACGCGCCTCGACGCGCCCCAGGAGGAGCTGCTGCACCAGCTCGCCACGCTGCGCGGCGAGGAGTCGCCCGACGGCCAGGTGCGACCGGCCCACCACAAGTCGGTCTTCGGCCGGCTGCGCGACGCCTTCGGCGGCTGA
- a CDS encoding 16S rRNA (uracil(1498)-N(3))-methyltransferase, whose protein sequence is MSLPVHLVPDLAATRVGDEVVVEGDEAHHAVAVRRLRVGERVVLTDGRGRAVTGVVASTGKRVFAAVAEEVVDAAEPSPRLTVVQALPKGERGELAVEVLTEVGAARVVPWAAARSVAVWKGERAAKSHARWQATAREAAKQARRPWHPVVDPLATTDDVVALVADARLAVVLHEDAAAPLSSLAVPAEGDVAVVVGPEGGLTPDEVERLAAAGAHVVRLGAEVLRTSTAGVVACAALLSRTARWG, encoded by the coding sequence GTGTCCCTCCCGGTGCACCTCGTGCCCGACCTCGCCGCCACCCGCGTCGGCGACGAGGTCGTCGTCGAGGGCGACGAGGCCCACCACGCCGTCGCCGTGCGGCGGCTGCGGGTGGGGGAGCGGGTCGTGCTCACCGACGGGCGTGGCCGCGCGGTCACCGGCGTCGTCGCCTCGACGGGCAAGCGGGTCTTCGCGGCCGTGGCCGAGGAGGTCGTCGACGCCGCGGAGCCGTCGCCCCGCCTCACCGTCGTGCAGGCGCTGCCCAAGGGCGAGCGCGGCGAGCTCGCCGTCGAGGTGCTGACCGAGGTCGGTGCCGCCCGCGTCGTGCCGTGGGCCGCGGCCCGCAGCGTCGCGGTGTGGAAGGGGGAGCGGGCGGCCAAGTCCCACGCCCGCTGGCAGGCCACGGCGCGCGAGGCCGCGAAGCAGGCGCGCCGCCCCTGGCACCCCGTCGTCGACCCGCTCGCCACCACCGACGACGTCGTCGCGCTCGTCGCCGACGCGCGCCTCGCGGTGGTGCTGCACGAGGACGCCGCCGCGCCGCTGTCCTCGCTCGCGGTGCCCGCCGAGGGCGACGTCGCGGTCGTCGTCGGGCCCGAGGGCGGCCTCACCCCCGACGAGGTCGAGCGCCTCGCGGCGGCCGGCGCCCACGTCGTACGCCTCGGGGCCGAGGTGCTGCGCACGTCCACCGCCGGCGTCGTCGCCTGCGCCGCCCTCCTCAGCCGCACCGCGCGGTGGGGCTGA
- a CDS encoding Gmad2 immunoglobulin-like domain-containing protein, translating to MRRDPAHPPGDADPPDRLHQLLADAVDDLRPTDRLAAIQRRTGSGAPRATHPLSNSRSDPRPRQKVTPMSDRRPWTYAAAGAAVAAAAVVVAVAVAGGSLTGGDDDPAPAAGEPTPTAAEPTPEPSAAPSSAAPSSAAPPAGEAVVVPAYYVGEGPRGPVLFREFHETQVAGGDVALAAAQEVVGGDPLDPDYRSVWPAGTEVAAVAVQGGVARVDLTAAPPRGDLTEREAELAVQGVVYSVQGALQERLPVQLTVDGKPVAEVLGVPTAEPLAQAPLLETLSLMSITTPAEGATVGDTFTAEGVSNGFEANVQWQVLDGAGAVVAEGYTTAEGWMEERLFPWSAEVDVSGLEPGTYTFLARTDDPSGGAEGGGPDEDTRTVTVE from the coding sequence GTGAGACGCGACCCCGCGCACCCGCCCGGCGACGCCGACCCGCCTGACCGGCTGCACCAGCTGCTCGCCGACGCCGTCGACGACCTGCGACCGACCGACCGGCTCGCCGCGATCCAGCGGCGGACCGGGTCGGGCGCACCCCGCGCCACCCACCCCCTCAGCAACTCCCGCAGCGACCCCCGTCCACGACAGAAGGTGACCCCGATGAGCGACCGACGCCCCTGGACCTACGCCGCGGCCGGAGCGGCGGTGGCGGCCGCGGCGGTCGTCGTGGCCGTGGCCGTCGCCGGCGGCTCCCTCACCGGTGGCGACGACGACCCCGCGCCCGCGGCGGGCGAGCCCACCCCGACGGCCGCGGAGCCGACGCCGGAGCCGTCCGCGGCGCCGAGCAGCGCGGCGCCGAGCAGCGCGGCGCCGCCGGCCGGCGAGGCCGTCGTGGTCCCGGCGTACTACGTGGGCGAGGGCCCGCGCGGCCCGGTGCTCTTCCGCGAGTTCCACGAGACCCAGGTCGCCGGGGGCGACGTCGCGCTGGCAGCGGCGCAGGAGGTCGTCGGCGGCGACCCGCTGGACCCCGACTACCGCTCGGTCTGGCCGGCCGGCACCGAGGTCGCCGCGGTGGCGGTCCAGGGCGGCGTCGCCCGGGTCGACCTCACCGCGGCGCCGCCGCGCGGGGACCTCACCGAGCGCGAGGCCGAGCTGGCCGTGCAGGGCGTCGTGTACTCCGTGCAGGGCGCGCTGCAGGAGCGCCTGCCCGTCCAGCTGACGGTCGACGGCAAGCCGGTCGCCGAGGTGCTGGGCGTGCCGACCGCGGAGCCGCTCGCGCAGGCACCGCTGCTCGAGACCCTCTCCCTCATGAGCATCACGACCCCCGCCGAGGGCGCGACGGTCGGCGACACCTTCACCGCCGAGGGCGTGAGCAACGGCTTCGAGGCCAACGTCCAGTGGCAGGTGCTCGACGGCGCGGGCGCGGTCGTCGCCGAGGGTTACACCACCGCCGAGGGGTGGATGGAGGAGCGGCTCTTCCCCTGGAGCGCCGAGGTCGACGTCAGCGGCCTCGAGCCCGGCACCTACACCTTCCTGGCGCGCACCGACGACCCCAGCGGGGGCGCCGAGGGCGGCGGTCCCGACGAGGACACCCGCACGGTCACCGTGGAGTGA
- a CDS encoding SigE family RNA polymerase sigma factor, translated as MSRGAPAAGSSRVPPDGEHGSRGGGAAGSPGAPDRSGADQALVELYAAHWARLVRLAVLLVHDRTAAEDVVQDAFLATHARWDRLRDHDRAAAYLRQAVVNRARSELRHRGVVRRHEEREAAAPHPAAPGSDTSALDADRRAAVLDALRQLPGRQREVVVLRHYLQLSEAEVADTLGLSRGAVKSHTSRASARLRTILATYWEDQP; from the coding sequence GTGAGCCGCGGCGCGCCCGCGGCCGGGTCGTCCCGCGTCCCGCCCGACGGCGAGCACGGGTCGCGCGGGGGCGGCGCGGCCGGCTCCCCCGGCGCCCCTGACCGCTCCGGCGCCGACCAGGCCCTCGTCGAGCTGTACGCCGCGCACTGGGCGCGGCTCGTCCGGCTCGCCGTCCTGCTGGTCCACGACCGCACCGCCGCGGAGGACGTCGTCCAGGACGCCTTCCTGGCCACGCACGCCCGCTGGGACCGGCTGCGCGACCACGACCGGGCCGCGGCCTACCTCCGCCAGGCCGTGGTCAACCGTGCGCGCTCCGAGCTGCGCCACCGCGGGGTGGTGCGCCGCCACGAGGAGCGCGAGGCCGCCGCACCCCACCCGGCGGCACCGGGCAGCGACACCAGCGCGCTCGACGCCGACCGTCGCGCAGCCGTCCTCGACGCGCTCCGGCAGCTGCCCGGGCGGCAGCGGGAGGTCGTCGTGCTGCGCCACTACCTGCAGCTGTCGGAGGCCGAGGTCGCCGACACGCTCGGGCTGAGCCGCGGCGCGGTCAAGAGCCACACCTCGCGGGCGTCCGCACGGTTGCGGACGATCCTCGCGACCTACTGGGAGGACCAGCCGTGA
- a CDS encoding HIT domain-containing protein: protein MTSTASDPDCLFCRIVAGTVPADVVHESATTVAFRDISPGAPTHVLLVPRDHHADAASLAAAEPARVAELVAAAGEVARQEGLERGYRLVWNTGPDAGQTVHHVHLHLLGGRGLGWPPG from the coding sequence GTGACCAGCACCGCGAGCGACCCCGACTGCCTCTTCTGCCGCATCGTGGCCGGGACCGTGCCGGCCGACGTGGTCCACGAGAGCGCCACCACCGTCGCCTTCCGCGACATCTCCCCGGGCGCCCCCACGCACGTGCTGCTCGTGCCCCGCGACCACCACGCCGACGCGGCGTCGCTGGCCGCGGCCGAGCCGGCCCGGGTGGCGGAGCTGGTCGCCGCCGCGGGCGAGGTGGCGCGGCAGGAGGGCCTCGAGCGGGGCTACCGGCTGGTGTGGAACACCGGGCCCGACGCGGGCCAGACCGTCCACCACGTCCACCTGCACCTCCTCGGCGGTCGCGGGCTCGGCTGGCCGCCGGGCTGA
- a CDS encoding aldo/keto reductase translates to MTALPPPTALYGCMGLGGSWDDAAFDDADLARAEAAVEAALDAGITWFDHADIYTAGGAEAVFGALLDRHRGLRERVVLQSKCGITLPRDGAVGHYDWRPAHVRERVERSLERLRTDRLDVLLLHRPDPLADLAGVAATLEELHREGLVGAVGLSNASHHQLAALQAHLALPLVADQLEMSLHHRGFVEAGVLVNTAEGSTGFPHGTLEHCAAHGVGLQAWGALAQGRYTGRAETAADVATTELVARTAAERGTTPETVVLWWLRRHPARIAPVVGTTDPGRIAACRDAVLREPELTQEEWYALWVTARGAPLP, encoded by the coding sequence GTGACCGCCCTCCCGCCCCCGACGGCGCTCTACGGCTGCATGGGCCTCGGCGGCTCCTGGGACGACGCCGCCTTCGACGACGCCGACCTCGCGCGCGCGGAGGCCGCGGTGGAGGCGGCGCTGGACGCGGGCATCACCTGGTTCGACCACGCGGACATCTACACCGCGGGCGGCGCCGAGGCGGTCTTCGGTGCCCTCCTCGACCGCCACCGCGGGCTCCGCGAGCGCGTCGTGCTGCAGTCGAAGTGCGGCATCACGCTGCCGCGCGACGGGGCCGTCGGCCACTACGACTGGCGCCCCGCGCACGTGCGCGAGCGGGTGGAGCGCAGCCTGGAGCGGCTGCGCACCGACCGCCTCGACGTGCTGCTGCTGCACCGCCCCGACCCGCTGGCAGACCTGGCGGGCGTCGCCGCGACGCTCGAGGAGCTGCACCGCGAGGGGCTCGTGGGCGCCGTCGGGCTGTCGAACGCCTCGCACCACCAGCTCGCGGCGCTGCAGGCGCACCTCGCGCTGCCCCTCGTGGCCGACCAGCTCGAGATGAGCCTGCACCACCGTGGCTTCGTCGAGGCCGGCGTGCTCGTCAACACCGCCGAGGGCTCGACCGGCTTCCCGCACGGGACGCTGGAGCACTGCGCCGCGCACGGCGTCGGCCTGCAGGCGTGGGGCGCGCTTGCCCAGGGCCGCTACACCGGCCGCGCGGAGACCGCGGCCGACGTGGCGACCACCGAGCTCGTGGCCCGCACCGCCGCCGAGCGGGGCACGACGCCCGAGACGGTGGTGCTGTGGTGGCTGCGTCGCCACCCCGCCCGCATCGCGCCGGTCGTCGGCACGACCGACCCCGGCCGGATCGCGGCGTGCCGCGACGCCGTGCTGCGCGAGCCCGAGCTGACCCAGGAGGAGTGGTACGCGCTGTGGGTCACCGCCCGCGGCGCACCGCTGCCCTGA